Proteins from a single region of Oenanthe melanoleuca isolate GR-GAL-2019-014 chromosome 12, OMel1.0, whole genome shotgun sequence:
- the PPARG gene encoding peroxisome proliferator-activated receptor gamma has translation MVDTEMPFWPLNFGISPVDLSAMDDHTHSFDIKPFTTVDFSSISSPHYEDLPLARADQSGLDYKYDIKLQDCQSAIKMEPPSPPYFSEKVQLYQRPQEEASSSLMAIECRVCGDKASGFHYGVHACEGCKGFFRRTIRLKLIYDRCDLNCRIHKKSRNKCQYCRFQKCLAVGMSHNAIRFGRMPQAEKEKLLAEISSDIDQLNPESADLRALAKHLYDSYIKSFPLTKAKARAILTGKTTDKSPFVIYDMNSLMMGEDQIKCKHVSPLQEENKEVAIRIFQRCQFRSVEAVQEITEFAKSIPGFVGLDLNDQVTLLKYGVHEIIYTLLASLMNKDGVLISEGQGFMTREFLKSLRKPFCDFMEPKFEFAVKFNALELDDSDLAIFIAVIILSGDRPGLLNVKPIEDIQDNLLQALELQLKLNHPESSQLFAKLLQKMTDLRQIVTEHVQLLQVIKKTETDMSLHPLLQEIYKDLY, from the exons ATGGTTGACACAGAAATGCCGTTTTGGCCCCTGAATTTTGGAATCAGCCCTGTGGACCTGTCAGCCATGGATGATCACACACATTCCTTTGACATCAAGCCCTTCACCACCGTTGACTTCTCGAGCATTTCCTCCCCACACTATGAAGATCTTCCTCTTGCCAGAGCTGACCAGTCAGGCCTGGATTATAAATATGATATCAAGCTCCAGGATTGCCAAA gtgcCATCAAGATGGagcctccctccccaccctATTTCTCAGAAAAGGTGCAGCTGTACCAGAGGCCTCAGGAGGAGGCGTCCAGCTCGCTGATGGCCATCGAGTGCCGCGTGTGCGGGGACAAAGCCTCCGGCTTCCACTACGGCGTGCACGCCTGCGAGGGCTGCAAG ggtttttttcGAAGGACAATCAGGTTAAAGCTCATTTACGACAGGTGTGATCTGAACTGCCGGATCCAtaagaaaagcaggaataaatGTCAGTACTGCAGGTTTCAGAAATGCCTGGCTGTTGGAATGTCACACAATG CCATCAGGTTCGGGAGGATGCCCCAGGCAGagaaggagaagctgctggcagagaTCTCCAGCGACATCGACCAGCTGAACCCCGAGTCCGCCGACCTGCGGGCGCTGGCCAAGCACCTGTACGACTCCTACATCAAATCCTTCCCTCTCACCAAGGCCAAGGCCAGGGCCATCCTGACAGGAAAGACCACAGACAAATCA CCCTTCGTGATTTACGACATGAACTCGCTGATGATGGGGGAGGACCAGATCAAGTGCAAGCACGTGTCCCCGCTGCAGGAGGAGAACAAGGAGGTGGCCATCCGCATCTTCCAGCGCTGCCAGTTCCGCTCGGTGGAGGCCGTGCAGGAGATCACCGAGTTCGCCAAGAGCATCCCCGGCTTCGTGGGCCTGGACCTCAACGACCAGGTGACCCTGCTCAAGTACGGCGTGCACGAGATCATCTACACCCTGCTGGCCTCGCTGATGAACAAGGACGGCGTGCTCATATCCGAGGGGCAGGGCTTCATGACCAGGGAGTTCCTCAAGAGCCTCAGGAAACCTTTCTGTGACTTTATGGAGCCCAAGTTTGAGTTTGCTGTGAAGTTCAATGCACTGGAATTAGATGACAGCGACCTGGCAATATTTATAGCTGTCATTATCCTCAGTGGAG ACCGCCCGGGGTTGTTGAATGTGAAGCCCATTGAGGACATCCAGGACAACCTTTTGcaagccctggagctgcagctgaagctgaACCACCCCGAGTCCTCGCAGCTGtttgcaaagctgctgcagaaaatgacGGACCTGAGGCAGATCGTCACGGAGCAcgtgcagctcctgcaggtcaTCAAGAAAACCGAGACGGACATGAGCCTGCACCCCCTGCTACAGGAGATCTACAAGGACTTGTACTAG